One segment of Chelonia mydas isolate rCheMyd1 chromosome 13, rCheMyd1.pri.v2, whole genome shotgun sequence DNA contains the following:
- the LOC102930860 gene encoding LOW QUALITY PROTEIN: olfactory receptor 10A7 (The sequence of the model RefSeq protein was modified relative to this genomic sequence to represent the inferred CDS: deleted 1 base in 1 codon), with product MANTEWENQTFVTEFILLGFGGLPELQILLFLLFLVIYIVTMAGNILMVALVVADQHLHTPMYFFLGNLSCLETCYTSTILPKVLASLLTGDRIISFSGCLTQYYFFCFSGCSECYLLAAMSYDRCLAICKPLHYSALMNGRSCLWLAAASWISGFLSGIVSTSSMCQLIFCGPNEIDHFFCDFVPMMKLTCSDVQLMKVVSFMLSVIFSLIPFLLTVTSYIYIISTILSIPSTTGRKKAFSTCSSHLIVVTLFYRTIIVIYLFTTTNTLKDLSKVFSVFYTVLTPLANPLIYSLRNKEVKEALRTALGKYITFQSSKNST from the exons ATGGCAAACACAGAATGGGAAAACCAAACATTTGTTACAGAATTCATCCTCCTGGGGTTTGGGGGTCTCCCCGAGCTGCAGatccttctcttcctgctgtttcTAGTGATCTACATTGTGACCATGGCTGGGAACATCCTCATGGTTGCGCTAGTTGTGgctgatcagcaccttcacacccccatgtacttcttcctggggaacttgtcctgcttggagacctgctacacctcGACCATCCTGCCCAAAgtgctggccagtctcctgaccGGGGACAGAATCATCTCATTCAGTGGCTGCCTCACACaatattactttttttgtttttctggc TGCTCAGAATGCTATCTCCTAGCAGCGATGTCTTACGATCGGTGTTTAGCGATATGTAAACCCCTGCACTATTCAGCCCTTATGAATGGCAGATCCTGTCTCTGGCTAGCAGCAGCGTCTTGGATAAGCGGATTCCTCTCTGGTATTGTATCAACGTCATCAATGTGTCAGTTAATTTTCTGCGGTCCCaatgaaattgaccatttcttttgtgattttgTCCCAATGATGAAACTCACGTGCAGTGACGTTCAACTGATGAAAGTTGTGTCTTTTATGCTGTCCGTGATTTTCTCTCTGATCCCATTTCTCTTAACTGTGACATCCTACATTTATATCATCTCCACTATCCTGAGCATCCCGTCCACCACAGGGAGGAAAAAAGCCTTTTCCACGTGTTCATCTCACCTCATCGTGGTGACACTTTTCTACAGGACCATAATTGTTATCTATCTGTTTACAACAACCAATACGCTGAAAGACCTCAGCAAAGTGTTCTCTGTCTTCTACACCGTCCTAACTCCCCTGGCCAATCCTCTCAtatacagcctgagaaacaaagaggtgAAGGAGGCCCTGAGGACAGCTCTTGGGAAATATATTACTTTCCAGAGTTCCAAAAATTCTACctaa